One Desulfobulbus propionicus DSM 2032 DNA segment encodes these proteins:
- a CDS encoding glutamate-5-semialdehyde dehydrogenase, which translates to MDRTQIEATVLDMVNKAKAAARVIGAMPAALKNTILLEVGEALIAQQAFILAENAKDMAAAEQKGISAAMLNRLQISEKGIKDMVQGLREVAALEDPVGEVSEMRRRPSGITVGRMRVPLGVILMIYESRPNVTIDSAALCLKAGNAVILRGGSEAINSNLALAKVLQEVLAKHAVDPAIVQVLSFTDREGIDCLLQQEEYIDLVIPRGGEGLIRAVTEKSRIPVLKHYKGVCHCFVDEDADQEMAIRVILNAKVQRPGVCNALEGLLVHREIANEFLPKVATALKEAGVRILGCHRSCLLCDEMIEPAGESDWGTEFLDLALVVRVVADLDEAMDYIDRYGSKHTEIILTRSYERSQRFLREVDASAVMVNASTRFNDGGQFGLGAEIGISTTKLHAYGPMGLKELTTRKFIVYGAGETRA; encoded by the coding sequence ATGGATCGCACCCAGATTGAGGCTACCGTTCTGGACATGGTGAACAAGGCCAAGGCCGCCGCCCGGGTCATCGGCGCCATGCCGGCGGCGTTGAAGAACACCATTCTCCTCGAGGTGGGCGAGGCCCTGATCGCCCAGCAGGCGTTCATCCTGGCTGAAAACGCCAAGGACATGGCCGCTGCCGAGCAAAAAGGGATTTCCGCCGCCATGCTCAATCGTCTGCAGATCAGCGAAAAGGGGATCAAGGACATGGTCCAGGGGCTGCGCGAAGTGGCCGCCCTGGAGGACCCGGTGGGCGAGGTCAGCGAGATGCGCCGCCGTCCCAGCGGCATCACCGTGGGCCGCATGCGGGTGCCGCTCGGCGTGATCCTGATGATCTACGAGTCCCGCCCCAACGTGACCATCGATTCGGCGGCCCTGTGCCTCAAGGCCGGCAACGCGGTCATTCTCCGCGGCGGTTCCGAGGCCATCAACTCCAACCTGGCCCTGGCCAAGGTGCTGCAGGAGGTTCTGGCCAAGCACGCGGTCGATCCGGCCATCGTCCAGGTGTTGTCCTTCACCGACCGGGAAGGCATCGACTGCCTGCTGCAGCAGGAAGAATACATCGACCTGGTCATCCCGCGCGGCGGCGAAGGGCTGATCCGGGCGGTGACCGAGAAGTCGCGCATCCCGGTGCTCAAGCACTACAAGGGGGTCTGCCACTGTTTTGTCGATGAGGATGCCGACCAGGAAATGGCCATCCGCGTCATCCTCAATGCCAAGGTGCAGCGGCCCGGCGTGTGCAACGCCCTGGAGGGCCTGTTGGTCCACCGCGAGATCGCGAACGAGTTCCTGCCCAAGGTGGCGACGGCGCTCAAGGAGGCAGGGGTGCGTATCCTCGGCTGCCACCGCAGCTGCCTGCTCTGCGACGAGATGATTGAACCGGCCGGCGAGAGCGACTGGGGCACCGAATTTCTCGATCTGGCCCTGGTGGTCAGGGTGGTGGCCGACCTCGACGAGGCCATGGACTACATCGACCGCTACGGTTCCAAACATACCGAAATCATTCTCACCCGTTCCTATGAGCGTAGCCAGCGGTTCCTGCGTGAGGTGGACGCCTCGGCGGTGATGGTCAACGCCTCGACCCGTTTCAACGACGGCGGCCAGTTCGGCCTGGGTGCGGAGATCGGCATCTCCACCACCAAGTTGCACGCCTATGGCCCCATGGGCCTCAAGGAGTTGACCACGCGCAAGTTCATCGTCTACGGTGCGGGCGAGACCCGCGCCTGA
- the nadD gene encoding nicotinate (nicotinamide) nucleotide adenylyltransferase — protein sequence MSSVGRTVGLFGGTFDPVHQGHLDLACHVLERCGLDNLLFIPAPRPPHKGRPSASFAHRVAMLEAALVDCPDGGRMRCSAIEAELPEPSYTIHTVEALIRRQPDCRYALVIGADSLFDLPHWYRAAELLALIDLIVVRRDRIEPTAIGTTLATLDSSFQGDEHHHRWRNSTGRTVTYLDDIELPVSSSSIREDLALGREPAMLPSAVLAYIKTHHLYGWRNSA from the coding sequence GTGTCCTCAGTGGGTCGAACCGTCGGCCTGTTCGGCGGCACCTTCGATCCGGTCCACCAAGGGCATTTGGACTTGGCCTGCCACGTCCTTGAACGGTGCGGTCTCGATAACCTGCTGTTCATTCCGGCACCCCGGCCGCCGCACAAGGGACGGCCGTCTGCATCCTTTGCCCATCGGGTGGCCATGCTCGAGGCGGCCTTGGTCGATTGCCCCGATGGCGGACGGATGCGTTGCTCGGCCATCGAGGCGGAATTGCCCGAACCGTCCTACACCATCCACACGGTGGAGGCCCTGATTCGGCGGCAGCCGGATTGCCGTTATGCGCTGGTGATCGGTGCCGACTCCTTGTTCGACCTGCCCCACTGGTACCGGGCCGCCGAGCTGCTGGCCCTGATCGACCTGATCGTGGTCAGGCGGGATCGAATCGAGCCCACGGCCATTGGGACGACGCTCGCCACTCTGGATTCCTCCTTCCAGGGTGACGAGCATCACCACCGCTGGCGCAACAGCACCGGGCGGACGGTGACCTATCTCGACGATATCGAACTGCCGGTGTCCTCCTCATCGATCCGCGAGGACTTGGCCCTTGGCCGGGAGCCGGCCATGCTGCCGTCGGCGGTGTTGGCCTACATCAAAACCCATCACCTGTACGGCTGGCGGAACAGCGCATGA
- a CDS encoding UvrD-helicase domain-containing protein, with product MNYIADLHVHSHYSRATSKASNLYGLAAWAAVKGIGVVGTGDFTHPGWFAHLHDCLEPAEPGFFRLKPEPGRDWSQWLPPGLRPATAPESTRFVLSAEISSIYKRGDKVRKVHNLLYAPDFDAVRRLNATLVTLGNISSDGRPILGLDARDLLEILLEKAPEGFLVPAHIWTPWFSLFGSKSGFDRIEDCFGDLSDHIFALETGLSSDPEMNRLISRLDRFTLISNSDCHSPAKLGREANLFATDFDYFSLRQALRAPLNAAGEHVFRATVEFYPEEGKYHCDGHRKCQVCQEPPETRKTGGRCPRCGKPLTIGVLHRVMELADRSEPVFPIGSPGVHSLIPLQEIVAELLDCGPATKKAVDGYARLINLFGSEFGLLLDTPIDEIRAKGSALLAEAIERVRTNHVIRTPGYDGEFGVIRVFSEGERARLSGQASLFGTVAAASRHTHKRTRLETTTVTTTTVASPPASLNVEQQRAVDSEAPLILVQAGPGTGKTHTLVSRVRRTAGRSTRPCTVITFTNKAAAEVRERLGETAHTGAGITVATFHGYCLSQLRRFQPELRVIGPEERALVLEELHPQWSARQRDALAAAITLGCRQARSPSDPDQQRYFQWLAERSLIDLDALVPRTVALLRGGGNEAESVRAATGHLFVDEFQDVNEAQYALVTLLAQTATVFAIGDPDQAIYGFRGADPRWFHAFIEDVHPECHQLVCNYRSGAMIVRAAEQLISHNPHPVPQAPMQPCGTAPGTIHLQRCANPDQEAIFIADQIELQVGGTSHRSLERFDHAENSASSLRDIGVLYRTSRQAEALATTLSRRGLPFQLVEIEAYYTKGNCRLLYLWMLLLAGLAESCHLLELLGQEQGLGEQGMKVVRTQLGRSLLQDKQRGGVLDSLVLDGTAGAALARFRAFHGQLVGHDGERSLDSILTALMERYQLDPRASDLVRLRETALTFGRSFAAFAAHLQRFSDSVLYDPRVEAVTLSTLHAAKGLEFPVVFMAGVEDGLLPLAPRRELVAEALQAHVQEERRLCYVGITRARSTLYLTWCGSRSLYGGRAEDRQPSPLLAELPADVFTPPPTMQPATKRRPAHRQLSLFS from the coding sequence ATGAACTATATCGCCGATCTCCATGTCCATTCCCATTACTCGCGGGCGACGAGCAAGGCCAGCAACCTGTACGGTCTGGCCGCCTGGGCCGCGGTCAAGGGGATTGGCGTGGTGGGGACCGGTGATTTCACCCACCCGGGCTGGTTTGCCCATCTGCACGACTGCCTTGAACCGGCCGAGCCCGGTTTCTTTCGTTTGAAACCCGAACCGGGCCGCGACTGGAGCCAGTGGCTGCCACCGGGACTCCGGCCGGCGACCGCGCCCGAGTCCACCCGTTTTGTCCTCAGCGCCGAGATCAGTTCGATTTACAAACGGGGCGACAAGGTGCGCAAGGTGCACAATCTGCTGTACGCGCCGGATTTCGATGCGGTGCGGCGGCTCAATGCCACCTTGGTCACCCTGGGCAACATCAGCTCCGACGGTCGTCCCATCCTCGGGCTGGATGCCCGCGATCTGCTGGAGATACTGCTTGAGAAGGCGCCCGAGGGTTTCCTGGTCCCGGCCCATATCTGGACCCCCTGGTTTTCCCTGTTCGGTTCGAAGTCGGGCTTTGACCGCATCGAGGATTGTTTCGGCGATCTCAGCGACCACATCTTTGCCTTGGAGACCGGTCTTTCCTCCGATCCGGAAATGAACCGGCTGATTTCTCGCCTGGACCGGTTCACCCTCATCTCCAACTCCGATTGCCATTCGCCGGCCAAGCTGGGCCGCGAGGCCAATCTCTTTGCCACTGACTTCGACTACTTTTCCCTGCGCCAGGCTTTGCGCGCACCGCTAAACGCGGCCGGTGAGCACGTTTTTCGCGCCACGGTCGAATTTTATCCGGAAGAGGGGAAATATCACTGCGACGGTCACCGCAAATGTCAGGTCTGTCAAGAACCCCCGGAAACCCGGAAGACTGGAGGGCGCTGCCCGCGCTGCGGCAAGCCGCTGACCATCGGCGTACTCCATCGGGTGATGGAGTTGGCCGACCGCAGCGAACCGGTGTTTCCCATCGGCAGCCCCGGGGTCCACAGTCTGATCCCGCTGCAGGAAATCGTGGCGGAGCTGCTCGACTGTGGCCCGGCGACCAAGAAGGCGGTGGATGGCTATGCGCGACTGATCAACCTGTTTGGTTCGGAGTTCGGACTGCTGCTGGACACGCCGATCGACGAGATCAGGGCCAAGGGGTCTGCCCTCCTGGCCGAGGCGATCGAACGGGTGCGGACCAACCATGTCATCCGCACGCCCGGCTATGACGGAGAGTTCGGCGTCATTCGCGTTTTTTCCGAGGGGGAGCGCGCCCGTCTGAGCGGCCAGGCCAGTCTGTTCGGCACGGTGGCGGCGGCTTCCCGACACACGCACAAAAGAACCCGGTTGGAGACGACGACCGTCACGACGACCACGGTTGCCTCGCCGCCCGCCTCCCTCAATGTTGAGCAACAGCGGGCGGTGGACAGCGAAGCGCCGCTGATTCTGGTTCAAGCCGGACCCGGTACCGGCAAGACCCACACCCTGGTCAGCCGGGTGCGGCGGACAGCTGGCCGCTCAACGCGGCCCTGCACGGTGATCACCTTCACCAACAAGGCGGCGGCTGAGGTGCGCGAGCGGTTGGGGGAGACGGCGCACACCGGCGCCGGCATCACCGTGGCCACCTTTCATGGCTACTGCCTCAGCCAGCTGCGCCGCTTCCAGCCCGAACTGCGGGTGATCGGGCCCGAAGAACGGGCTCTTGTTCTCGAAGAACTGCATCCCCAATGGAGCGCACGGCAACGGGATGCCCTGGCGGCGGCGATCACCCTCGGCTGCCGTCAGGCGCGTTCGCCGTCAGACCCCGATCAGCAGCGTTATTTTCAATGGCTGGCCGAGCGGTCCTTGATCGACCTCGACGCCTTGGTGCCCCGCACCGTAGCCTTGCTTCGCGGCGGAGGCAACGAGGCCGAGTCCGTGCGAGCCGCCACCGGCCATCTGTTTGTCGACGAGTTCCAGGATGTCAACGAGGCCCAGTACGCACTTGTCACCCTGCTGGCCCAGACGGCCACCGTTTTCGCCATCGGCGACCCCGATCAGGCCATCTACGGTTTTCGCGGTGCCGATCCCCGCTGGTTTCACGCCTTTATCGAGGATGTTCATCCGGAATGTCACCAGCTGGTGTGCAACTACCGCAGCGGCGCGATGATTGTCCGCGCCGCCGAACAGCTGATCAGCCACAATCCCCATCCCGTGCCGCAGGCGCCGATGCAACCCTGCGGCACCGCACCAGGAACGATCCATCTGCAGCGTTGCGCCAACCCCGATCAGGAGGCCATCTTCATCGCCGACCAGATCGAATTGCAGGTGGGCGGCACCTCGCACCGCAGCCTGGAACGGTTCGATCATGCGGAAAACTCCGCCTCTTCCCTGCGGGACATCGGCGTTCTTTACCGCACCTCGCGCCAGGCCGAAGCCCTTGCCACGACGCTCAGCAGACGGGGGCTTCCCTTTCAGCTGGTCGAGATCGAGGCCTATTATACCAAAGGGAACTGCCGCCTGCTCTATCTGTGGATGCTGCTGCTCGCCGGATTGGCCGAATCCTGCCATCTCTTGGAGCTGCTGGGCCAAGAGCAGGGCCTGGGGGAACAAGGGATGAAGGTCGTCCGGACCCAGCTTGGCCGATCCCTTCTTCAGGATAAGCAACGGGGAGGCGTGCTCGACAGCCTCGTCCTCGACGGAACCGCTGGCGCAGCCCTTGCCCGTTTTCGTGCGTTCCATGGCCAACTGGTGGGCCACGACGGGGAACGCTCCCTGGACAGCATCCTAACGGCCCTGATGGAGCGCTACCAGCTCGATCCCCGGGCATCCGACCTAGTGCGCCTGCGAGAGACAGCCCTCACCTTTGGTCGCTCATTTGCGGCCTTTGCCGCCCACCTCCAGCGCTTCAGTGATTCCGTGCTTTACGACCCCCGGGTCGAGGCGGTGACCTTGTCCACCCTCCATGCGGCCAAAGGGCTCGAGTTCCCGGTGGTGTTCATGGCCGGAGTCGAGGATGGCCTGCTGCCGCTGGCGCCGCGCCGGGAACTGGTTGCCGAGGCCCTGCAGGCGCATGTTCAGGAGGAGCGCCGTTTGTGCTATGTCGGCATCACCCGGGCCAGGTCCACCCTCTACCTCACCTGGTGCGGGTCGCGATCCCTCTATGGCGGTCGGGCGGAGGACCGTCAGCCTTCCCCCTTGCTGGCCGAACTGCCAGCCGACGTCTTCACCCCGCCACCGACAATGCAGCCTGCGACCAAACGCAGGCCTGCACACCGGCAACTTTCGCTATTTTCTTGA
- a CDS encoding ATP-binding protein — protein MDQHSSSLQTRIAELEAEVQRLERENRKLRKKARQADSANQAKSDFLAMISHEIRTPMNGVIGISELLLDTDLQPRQKHFAHLIRTSATSLLTLINNLLDFSKIEADKMVLESEPFDLRALLEQLLSLYRVTGKSKGLRVNAEIDPSLSRQYVGDAHRLRQVLVNLLGNAVKFTEQGAILLRVRKERAGETAELLRFEVEDSGVGIAEGSMDKLFQPFSQVDSSSTRRYGGTGLGLSICARLIKLMEGEFGARSEYGKGSTFWFSLPLRVARQAAEIEGAPVDSGQPPTAVAEVESSPACEGGDLRLLLVDDEETNRIVMAETFRPTGVEVVVAANGQEAIELCRDNRFNLIFMDCQMPVVDGFAATRTILQEAERKHRQAPPVIALTADVTAAAKKRCQEVGMVDYLAKPIDFRQLQVVLSHWLPELRMSVVPRSLAGTAEVAGVDTPRESDGSAVVNTAVLGRLRENVGNLAPVIGVFLRALDRRVAELDQAVQARDAQAINKVAHTMKGSSSQFGAEELANLCLLAENMGKSGNIQQVDRIHQQIVESAARVKQFFSQPLD, from the coding sequence ATGGACCAGCACTCCTCCTCCCTGCAGACGCGTATCGCCGAACTTGAGGCCGAGGTGCAGCGGCTGGAGCGGGAAAACAGGAAACTACGCAAAAAGGCCCGCCAGGCCGACTCGGCCAATCAGGCCAAGTCGGATTTCCTTGCCATGATCAGTCACGAGATACGCACGCCGATGAACGGGGTTATCGGTATCAGCGAGCTGCTGCTCGATACCGATCTACAACCGAGGCAAAAGCATTTTGCGCACCTCATCCGCACCTCGGCCACCAGCCTGCTGACCCTGATCAACAACCTGCTCGACTTTAGCAAGATCGAAGCCGATAAGATGGTCTTGGAAAGCGAGCCCTTTGATTTGCGGGCTTTGCTCGAACAGCTCCTTTCCCTCTATCGGGTAACCGGCAAAAGCAAGGGGCTGCGGGTTAACGCCGAAATCGATCCCTCCTTGTCCCGGCAGTACGTGGGCGATGCCCACCGATTGCGCCAAGTACTGGTCAATCTGCTCGGCAACGCGGTCAAATTCACCGAGCAGGGGGCCATCCTCCTGCGGGTGCGCAAGGAACGAGCAGGGGAAACAGCCGAGCTGCTCCGTTTCGAGGTGGAGGATTCGGGCGTGGGCATTGCCGAGGGTTCCATGGACAAGCTCTTTCAACCCTTTTCCCAGGTCGACAGCTCCTCCACCCGACGGTACGGCGGTACTGGCCTGGGGCTGTCCATCTGTGCCAGATTGATCAAGCTGATGGAGGGCGAATTTGGTGCCCGCTCCGAATACGGCAAGGGCTCGACCTTCTGGTTCTCGCTGCCTCTGAGGGTGGCGCGACAGGCTGCAGAGATCGAAGGCGCGCCTGTGGACAGCGGTCAGCCGCCCACCGCTGTCGCCGAGGTCGAATCGTCGCCGGCTTGCGAGGGAGGCGACCTGCGGCTGTTGCTGGTCGACGACGAGGAAACCAACCGGATCGTCATGGCGGAAACCTTTCGTCCCACCGGCGTGGAGGTGGTCGTCGCCGCCAACGGGCAAGAGGCCATCGAGCTGTGCCGGGACAACAGGTTCAACCTGATCTTCATGGATTGCCAGATGCCGGTCGTCGATGGATTTGCCGCGACTAGAACCATCTTGCAGGAGGCGGAACGCAAACACCGACAGGCACCGCCGGTCATTGCCCTTACCGCCGACGTCACCGCTGCCGCCAAGAAACGGTGCCAGGAGGTCGGCATGGTCGATTACCTGGCTAAACCTATTGATTTCAGACAATTGCAGGTGGTGCTCTCCCACTGGCTTCCGGAGCTGCGCATGTCGGTGGTGCCCAGGTCGCTGGCCGGAACAGCGGAGGTCGCGGGCGTTGACACGCCAAGGGAAAGCGACGGTTCCGCAGTGGTCAACACCGCCGTGCTGGGGCGATTGCGCGAGAATGTCGGCAATCTCGCGCCGGTGATCGGTGTCTTTCTTCGCGCCCTGGACCGACGTGTCGCCGAGTTGGACCAGGCCGTGCAGGCTAGGGACGCCCAGGCCATCAACAAGGTCGCCCATACCATGAAAGGCAGCAGCAGCCAGTTCGGGGCCGAGGAACTGGCCAATCTGTGCCTGCTGGCGGAAAACATGGGCAAGAGCGGCAATATCCAACAAGTTGACCGTATCCATCAGCAGATCGTCGAGTCGGCGGCCAGGGTGAAACAATTTTTCAGTCAACCGCTTGATTAA
- a CDS encoding diguanylate cyclase domain-containing protein translates to MTVSLLSGATPVILIVDDDEVIRMLMRQFLEAEGYAVVEAEDGRAALEKVAEQSFDLVILDIAMPGIDGPSVCEHIRSSMTDPPPVLMITALDDEKSIERSYGAGAVDYIRKPLRWAVLKNRIRYILGSHRAKQELELLSRNYEMILDAAANGICGVDDRGAISYINPAALKMLGYTNDEVRGEKCSEIFKISLPGSDDFSEACCPYLTQPDQRSTVCYDEARMLRKDGTSFPVDFRSTPIRQGQRLVGGVLVFQDVTERQEAAELIRYMANHDPLTNLPNRNYFRRRLPQAVSLAKRYGRILCLLFIDLDRFKPINDQFGHGVGDIVLMQVGERLRSVLRTSDSVCRLGGDEFVILLESTDTLEGATRVAQKVIDSLNEPIEAGDHICFIGASIGISVFPNDCSDAETMLRHADIAMYEAKKKGRNCWQLYAPLTSPGQSS, encoded by the coding sequence ATGACGGTCTCCCTCTTGTCGGGTGCCACGCCGGTCATTCTGATTGTCGATGATGACGAGGTGATCCGCATGCTCATGCGCCAGTTTCTGGAGGCCGAGGGCTATGCGGTGGTCGAGGCGGAGGACGGCCGTGCGGCGCTGGAAAAAGTGGCGGAACAGTCGTTTGATCTGGTGATCCTCGACATTGCCATGCCGGGCATCGATGGCCCCAGCGTGTGCGAGCACATCCGGTCGTCGATGACGGATCCGCCACCGGTGCTCATGATAACGGCCCTGGACGACGAAAAAAGCATCGAACGGTCGTATGGGGCCGGGGCGGTCGACTACATTCGCAAGCCGCTGCGATGGGCGGTGTTGAAAAATCGTATCCGCTACATCCTGGGTTCCCATCGGGCCAAGCAGGAATTGGAACTGCTGTCGCGCAACTACGAAATGATCCTTGATGCCGCCGCCAACGGCATTTGCGGCGTCGACGACCGGGGCGCGATCAGTTACATCAACCCCGCCGCCCTGAAAATGCTGGGCTACACCAACGACGAGGTCAGAGGGGAAAAGTGTTCGGAGATTTTCAAGATATCCCTGCCCGGCAGCGATGATTTTTCCGAGGCCTGCTGCCCCTATCTGACGCAGCCCGACCAGCGATCGACCGTCTGTTACGACGAGGCCAGGATGCTGCGCAAGGACGGTACCAGTTTCCCGGTGGACTTTCGTTCAACCCCGATCCGCCAGGGACAGCGGTTGGTCGGCGGGGTGCTGGTTTTCCAGGATGTCACCGAGCGGCAGGAAGCGGCGGAGTTGATCCGCTACATGGCCAACCACGATCCGCTGACCAATCTGCCCAACCGCAACTACTTCCGCAGACGATTGCCGCAGGCTGTTTCCCTGGCCAAGCGCTACGGCCGCATTCTCTGCCTGTTGTTCATCGACCTCGACCGGTTCAAGCCGATCAACGACCAGTTCGGCCATGGGGTCGGTGACATCGTGCTGATGCAGGTGGGGGAACGGTTGCGCAGCGTGCTGCGAACCTCGGATTCAGTCTGCCGGCTGGGAGGCGACGAGTTCGTCATCCTGCTGGAGAGTACCGATACCCTGGAGGGCGCCACCCGGGTGGCGCAGAAGGTGATCGATTCGCTCAACGAGCCGATCGAGGCGGGCGATCATATTTGCTTCATTGGCGCCAGCATCGGTATCTCGGTTTTTCCCAACGACTGCAGCGACGCCGAAACCATGCTTCGCCACGCCGATATCGCCATGTACGAGGCCAAGAAAAAAGGCCGTAACTGCTGGCAGTTGTACGCGCCCCTCACATCCCCTGGGCAATCGTCCTGA
- a CDS encoding CBS domain-containing protein: protein MLKAQDIMTREVITVNARTSVRELAALLLSHKISGAPVVDEAGKVIGVVTESDLIFQNKKVHLPTAFAILDAFVFLEPPDRMKEELRKMAGTRVGDICSTPLISVGPETDLEELATLMAEKKMHTLPVMAEGTLVGVIGKSDIIRTIAQGM from the coding sequence ATGTTGAAAGCACAAGACATCATGACCCGCGAGGTGATCACGGTCAACGCCCGAACCAGTGTGCGCGAACTGGCGGCCCTGCTGTTGTCCCACAAGATCAGCGGCGCCCCGGTAGTCGACGAGGCAGGCAAGGTGATCGGCGTGGTCACCGAAAGCGATCTGATTTTTCAGAACAAAAAGGTCCATTTGCCGACAGCCTTCGCCATTCTCGACGCCTTTGTCTTTCTTGAACCGCCGGATCGGATGAAAGAGGAACTGAGGAAGATGGCCGGTACCAGGGTGGGCGATATCTGTTCAACTCCCCTGATCAGCGTCGGTCCGGAAACCGACCTGGAGGAATTGGCCACCCTGATGGCGGAAAAAAAGATGCACACCCTGCCGGTGATGGCCGAGGGCACGTTGGTGGGGGTGATCGGCAAATCGGATATTATCAGGACGATTGCCCAGGGGATGTGA
- a CDS encoding bifunctional ADP-dependent NAD(P)H-hydrate dehydratase/NAD(P)H-hydrate epimerase, producing the protein MQLALAAQMRELDRRTIEEIGIPGMVLMENAGRGTVDLMEGFLGPVKGKTVCIFAGPGNNGGDGLVIARTVHGLGAFPFVFFILDPEQLQRDAALNFAILKRLHLPFQILDYSEKMLTLIDTVLTLNRIHPMHSLVDALFGTGLTREVSGPFLDVINCINILHERHRLPVVSVDIPSGLDSDTGAIHGAAVQADLTVTYGLPKPGHAHHGGPCVGRLERVDIGIPPKVVAQMKLEGALLDHDLGSLLRHRATAAHKGANGHLLILAGSLGKTGAALLCGQGALRSGTGLVTFAVPGDLNPIFETAIAESMSLPLPASRGRFSVEDHGLIESAVQGKDGMVVGPGIGTEETTAQLILRLYTQNSCAQVIDADALNILAAHPEMLGQPAGPRILTPHPGEMARLLGCTIGEVQTDRLAAARRLNEIIGTAGPPVVTVLKGAGTVIAAGSGEWAINTSGNPGMGTGGMGDVLAGIIGGLLVQGYDPWQAACLGVYLHGLAADRLAAEHPYGYAASEVAQLLPKIIGTFIPPSTKERPC; encoded by the coding sequence ATGCAACTGGCTCTTGCCGCGCAGATGCGCGAACTTGACCGACGGACCATTGAAGAGATAGGTATTCCCGGCATGGTGCTGATGGAAAACGCCGGCCGGGGAACGGTTGACCTGATGGAAGGGTTCCTTGGGCCGGTCAAGGGAAAAACCGTGTGCATTTTTGCCGGTCCCGGCAACAACGGCGGCGATGGCCTGGTCATTGCCCGCACGGTACACGGTCTGGGCGCCTTTCCCTTTGTCTTTTTCATCCTCGATCCGGAACAGCTCCAGAGGGACGCGGCGCTCAACTTCGCGATCCTCAAGCGGTTGCACTTGCCCTTCCAGATTCTCGATTATTCGGAGAAGATGCTGACTCTGATCGACACGGTGCTGACGCTCAACCGCATCCATCCGATGCACTCCCTGGTGGATGCTCTCTTCGGCACCGGCCTGACCCGCGAGGTCAGTGGGCCGTTTCTTGACGTGATCAATTGCATCAACATCCTCCATGAGCGGCATCGGCTGCCGGTGGTCAGCGTCGATATTCCCTCGGGGTTGGACAGCGACACCGGCGCCATCCACGGGGCGGCAGTCCAGGCCGACCTGACCGTCACCTACGGCCTGCCCAAACCCGGCCATGCCCACCATGGCGGTCCTTGCGTCGGCCGTCTGGAGCGGGTCGATATCGGCATTCCCCCCAAGGTGGTGGCGCAAATGAAACTGGAGGGGGCGCTGCTGGACCACGATCTGGGTAGCCTGCTGCGCCACCGGGCCACTGCGGCGCACAAGGGTGCAAACGGCCACCTGCTCATTCTTGCCGGTTCCCTCGGCAAGACCGGCGCCGCCCTGCTCTGCGGTCAGGGGGCGCTGCGCAGCGGTACCGGCTTGGTCACCTTTGCCGTACCCGGGGATCTCAACCCCATCTTTGAAACCGCCATTGCCGAATCAATGTCCCTGCCTTTGCCCGCTTCCCGGGGACGGTTCTCCGTCGAGGACCATGGCCTCATCGAATCCGCCGTCCAAGGCAAGGACGGCATGGTTGTTGGCCCGGGCATCGGAACCGAGGAGACCACGGCGCAACTGATCCTCCGGCTGTACACGCAAAACAGCTGTGCGCAGGTGATCGACGCCGATGCCCTCAACATCCTCGCTGCCCATCCGGAAATGCTCGGCCAACCGGCCGGGCCACGCATCCTCACCCCCCATCCGGGCGAGATGGCCCGCCTGCTCGGCTGCACCATCGGCGAGGTCCAGACCGACCGCCTCGCCGCCGCTCGGCGGCTCAACGAGATCATCGGCACGGCGGGGCCGCCGGTCGTCACCGTGCTCAAGGGTGCAGGCACGGTGATTGCGGCAGGCAGCGGTGAATGGGCGATCAACACCTCCGGCAATCCGGGCATGGGCACCGGCGGCATGGGAGACGTGCTCGCCGGCATCATTGGCGGCTTGTTGGTCCAAGGCTACGATCCCTGGCAGGCTGCCTGCCTCGGGGTCTATCTCCACGGTCTGGCCGCCGATCGCCTGGCCGCCGAACACCCCTACGGCTATGCCGCCTCCGAGGTGGCGCAGCTGCTGCCAAAAATCATCGGCACCTTCATTCCACCTTCCACCAAGGAGAGACCATGTTGA